The genomic DNA GGGTACACCGGGATTTTGTAGGTCTCGGGGTAGCGCTTGAACATCGCCACCTGGCCGTCGGAGAGCTTGTCTTTGTACTTGTCCACCGTAGCGGCGGTGATCACGAACAGTGGTTTTTCGTTGGCGAACGGGTCGGCGAGGAAGCCTTTGCTGTCGACCGCACCGGCGTTTTTTGGAATGCCGCCGGTCCAGGCCGGGATCGAGCCGTCGGCGTTGCCGGCTTTTTCGGCACCGACCGGCGTCAAGGTAGTACCGAGCTTGGCGGCCTCTTCCGGCGACACCGCCGCCATGACATTGGCGGCCAGCACGCTCAGGGCCATCACTGCAATCATCTTGCGCATAGGTTGTTGTCCTTCTTTAAACCAGGTCAGAAGTTCACGCCGAAGCTGAGGGCGATAAAGTCGCGGTCGGTCAGGGTGTTGTAGTCACCGCCGAAAAAGTCGGTGTAACTCAGGCTTGCGGTGTAGGTGTTGCGGTAGTCCGCATCCACGCCGACGCTGATGGCCTTGGCGCCTTCGTTGAAGATGCCGTTGGGGCCGTAGCCGCTCACGTCATGGGACCAGGACAGGTTGGGCTTGAGGTTCACCCCGGCGAACACGTTGTTGTAGTCCAGGATTGCCCGCGCGCGATAACCCCAGGAGTTGGCGGTGACGAAACCGTCGGTATCGCCCTGGAACCCGTAGGCGCCGTATACCGAGTCGCGGCCGTAACGCAGTTTGGTTTTGGCTTCCAGGCCACCGACGTGCACAAAGGCGGCTTCGCCGACCAGGGTCAGGCGTTCGGCGCCCAGCACCTGGTCGAAGAACTGGGTCATGGTGCTCTGGATCTGGGTGATTTCCTTGCGGCGGTAGCCCGCGTTGTCCGAGCCGAACGAGCTGCGGATCGGCGAGGCGGTGTTGCCGGCAATCGGGTTGACCAGCGCCAGGGTCAGGTCGGTGGTGTTGAGTTGCACCGGCGCGTTGGGCCGGTAACTGATCTCGCCGGTCCACGCCGTGCCGGTGGGCAAGGTGGTGGAGAAGCTGGCGCCGTACAGGCGGATATCTTCCGGATAATCGAGGTAGTACTGGCCACGGCCAAGCATGGTGCTTTGGGCCAGGCCCGCGCCGGAACCGGGCGCGATGGCGTTGGCGGTGGCGGCGATACGCCCGATGGTCGCCAGGTTGGTGTTGGCGGTGATGGTGCCCACGGTGGGCGTGCGGCTGTGGTAGTTCATGAAGTACAGGCCGTACTCGGTGTCATCGCCGAGCCAGCGCAAGGCCGCGCCGAACTGGCCGCCGTCGCGGGCCTCGCGATCATTGGCACGCTGCACCACCACGCCTTCGCGGGTGACCTGAAAGCCCTGGCCAAACCGCGCCGCCACCGGTTGCAACGGCGCAATCGCCGGGCTGCCGACGGTGTAGTTGTTGTTGCAGCCGTGGGCCACCACGTCATTGCCGAAGAAGGTGCCGCAGTTATCCACCACGGTGTTTTCCCAGTTCAATTGGTAGAAACCTTCCACCGACAGCTGATTGGTCAGGCTCTGGGAGGCGAACAGCATGTTGACCGGAATCAGGCCCTCCTTGATTTCGGCACCCGGACGGCGGAACGCCGAGACGTCAATCGGGTTGATGCTGTTGATCGAGTTACCGATAAACGTGCTCTCGCCCCAGCTCACCACCTGCTTGCCCACGCGAACGTTGCCCGGCAGGTCGCCGATGGAATAGTTGTGATAGACGAAGGCATCGAGCAGCTCATAGCCGGATGAACGCGCGCCTTCGTCGCGGTGGTGGTTGCTGATCTGTTTGAACTCGCGGTCTTCGTCCTGCAGCTCGAAGTCGTACCAATACTTGCCGCGCACGAAGACACCGCTGTCGCCGTACTTGAGTTCCAGGTCGTGAATGCCCTTGAAGATCTTGGAGAAAGTTTCGCCCTTCTTGAAGTTGAGCCGTCCGTCATCACCGGTGGAGGCCTGCCCCGTGCCGCCGTTGGGAGTGCCCACCAGCTTTTTGTCGGCATCGCGCATGCCCCAGCTGGCGCCGACCGACAGCGATGAATCGAATTGCCCTTCGATCTCGCCAATGTTGAACGAAACAGCCTGCGCCTGGGCGCAGCAGCCCAGTGCAACCGCCGCCGCGAGCGCCTGTGGCGTGAAGATGGCGCGCATTGTTGTTTTTGTCATGCGTCTTCCCCGGTGAGTGACAGAAGGCCCCACCCTACTGCCGCCTGTCGGGAGGGATAAGCGCACCAAGGAGGTATTCGCGTTGTCGCCCGAAAGGATTAACAGCCCCTTTGGACGGGGTTTGGGCGAAGCCATGGATCAGGTAGATGGGCAGCTATCAGGAGAATGGATAGCGCTCGTTCCCGCGCTCTGCGTGGGAATGCCGCCCGTGACGCTCTGCGTCACCCTTTCACAGACCTGGGACGTTATGTGGCCACGGACGCGGAGCGTCCGAAGAGGCATTCCCACGCGGAGCATGGGAACGATCATTACGTTTTGTGTAACAGTCCTTGTCCTGAATGGCTATTACTCATTTTGTTACAACCGTCTATTCTTGACGCACTTTCAGGGCAAATGGCCCGCTTGCTCCATCGCAGGAAAAGTCCGATTCCAATGGATTGATCCAATGTTTCAATCTATTACCGCTGTTCACTGACGTTGATTTGTCGCTCCTTGATCCAACGTCTTACTTCGGCCGCTGCCTTTGCAGCGGCCTTTTTTATGCGCGCAATAAAACGGGGCGCCACTGGCGCCCCGCGATATTCAGTGAAGTTCAAGCAACGATCAGAGGCTGAACTTCTGCAAGTTGGCCATCATCTCCTTCAAGGCCTCGATATTGTCCCTGGGGTGCGCGGCGCCTTCAAAGTCGCAGATCTGCGCCCAGTGCGCGGCCACGTCGTCCGGTGAAAAACCGGCTTCGGGGTCGAAACCCACACCGAGGCTGCGCTCCCAACGGGTCTTGCCGATCCAACCGCCGCCCACTTCAAACAACCCCGAGGTTTCCTGGCAGGCTTCGCTGCCCAGGTACACCACCAGCGGGCTGACCAGCTCCGGCTTGAGGCGCTCAAACACCTGCGGCGGGATCAAGCCCTCGGTCATGCGCGTGCCGCCGGTGGGGGCGATGGCATTCACCAGAATGTTGTTCTTGCGTCCTTCCAGCGCCAGGGTGCGGGTCAAACCATACAGCCCGAGCTTGGCCATGCCGTAGTTGGACTGGCCGAAATTGCCGTAGATGCCCGAAGTGGACGCGGTGAAGATCACCCGGCCATAACCCTGCTCGCGCAAATGCGGCCACGCAGCGCGGGTGACTTTGTAGGCACCTTCGACATGCACCTGGTAAACCAGGTCCCAGTCGCTGTCGTCCATTTTGTGGAACGTCTTGTCGCGCAGAATGCCGGCATTGTTGACCACCACATCGACTCGTCCGAACGCGTCGAGGGCGTTTTGCACAATTTTGTCGCCGCTGGTCACGGAGTCGTGGTTGGCTTCGGCAATGCCGCCCGCCTCGCGGATCTCGGCCACCACGCGGTCGGCAGCGGAGGCATTGGCGCCCTCGCCCTGGGTCGAGCCGCCCAGGTCGTTGACCAGCACTTTGGCGCCGTGTCTGGCGAACAGCAGCGCATGCGCCCGGCCCAATCCACCGCCGGCACCGGTGACGATCACGACCTTATCCTGGAACTGCACTGACTCACTCATACCGAACTCCGCTGGCAACAATGGGAATGGGTTGAGTGTCAGGCACACAGCTCCGGGTCACAATAAAGTCGGCCGGGGCTGAATAGTGC from Pseudomonas tolaasii NCPPB 2192 includes the following:
- a CDS encoding DUF1302 domain-containing protein, translating into MRAIFTPQALAAAVALGCCAQAQAVSFNIGEIEGQFDSSLSVGASWGMRDADKKLVGTPNGGTGQASTGDDGRLNFKKGETFSKIFKGIHDLELKYGDSGVFVRGKYWYDFELQDEDREFKQISNHHRDEGARSSGYELLDAFVYHNYSIGDLPGNVRVGKQVVSWGESTFIGNSINSINPIDVSAFRRPGAEIKEGLIPVNMLFASQSLTNQLSVEGFYQLNWENTVVDNCGTFFGNDVVAHGCNNNYTVGSPAIAPLQPVAARFGQGFQVTREGVVVQRANDREARDGGQFGAALRWLGDDTEYGLYFMNYHSRTPTVGTITANTNLATIGRIAATANAIAPGSGAGLAQSTMLGRGQYYLDYPEDIRLYGASFSTTLPTGTAWTGEISYRPNAPVQLNTTDLTLALVNPIAGNTASPIRSSFGSDNAGYRRKEITQIQSTMTQFFDQVLGAERLTLVGEAAFVHVGGLEAKTKLRYGRDSVYGAYGFQGDTDGFVTANSWGYRARAILDYNNVFAGVNLKPNLSWSHDVSGYGPNGIFNEGAKAISVGVDADYRNTYTASLSYTDFFGGDYNTLTDRDFIALSFGVNF
- a CDS encoding SDR family oxidoreductase — translated: MSESVQFQDKVVIVTGAGGGLGRAHALLFARHGAKVLVNDLGGSTQGEGANASAADRVVAEIREAGGIAEANHDSVTSGDKIVQNALDAFGRVDVVVNNAGILRDKTFHKMDDSDWDLVYQVHVEGAYKVTRAAWPHLREQGYGRVIFTASTSGIYGNFGQSNYGMAKLGLYGLTRTLALEGRKNNILVNAIAPTGGTRMTEGLIPPQVFERLKPELVSPLVVYLGSEACQETSGLFEVGGGWIGKTRWERSLGVGFDPEAGFSPDDVAAHWAQICDFEGAAHPRDNIEALKEMMANLQKFSL